A region from the Thermococcus sp. Bubb.Bath genome encodes:
- a CDS encoding glutamate--tRNA ligase, with amino-acid sequence MNLEETVLKYALINAYQHGGKANSKAVIGKVLGENPKLRPRAREIIPLVNEVIEKVNSLSPGEQEAKLREIYPEFFEEKEEKKEEKKGLPPLPKAEKGKVVTRFAPNPDGVFHLGNARAAILSHEYARLYGGKFILRFDDTDPKVKRPDPIFYKWILEDLEWLNMKPDEVHIASDRLELYYSYAEKLIKMGKAYVCTCPPEKFRELRDKGIACPHREEPPEIQLERWRKMLNGEYREGEAVVRIKTDLNHPNPAVRDWPALRIIDNPNHPRTGDKYRVWPLYNFASAIDDHELGVTHIFRGQEHAENETRQRYLYNYLGWEYPVAVHHGRLSIEGVVLSKSKTRKGIEEGRYLGWDDPRLGTIRALRRRGIRPEAIKELIIKVGIKTSDTTVSWDNLAAINRRLIEPIANRYFFVADPVPVYIEGYEEEFTAEIPLHPDHPERGMRKLKFEPEKPVYVSKDDMGLFKPGNFVRLKDLFNVEILEVSEQGIKARFHSVEYEVARENRWRMVHWITEGKSCEVLIPEGEELLVRRGLLESDAAVKVDDVVQFERVGFVRIDAVEPERIVAIFAHR; translated from the coding sequence ATGAACCTGGAGGAAACTGTGCTTAAGTACGCTCTCATAAACGCTTACCAGCACGGCGGGAAGGCCAACTCGAAGGCTGTCATAGGAAAGGTCTTGGGCGAGAACCCCAAGCTCAGACCGAGGGCCAGGGAAATAATACCCCTTGTTAACGAGGTGATTGAGAAGGTCAACTCCCTTTCTCCAGGGGAGCAGGAGGCAAAGCTCCGGGAGATTTATCCAGAGTTCTTTGAGGAGAAGGAGGAAAAGAAGGAGGAGAAAAAAGGCCTCCCACCCCTCCCCAAGGCGGAGAAAGGAAAGGTCGTTACGCGCTTTGCTCCAAACCCCGACGGCGTCTTCCACCTCGGAAACGCAAGGGCCGCTATCCTGAGCCACGAGTACGCGAGGCTCTACGGGGGCAAGTTCATACTAAGGTTTGACGACACAGACCCCAAGGTCAAGAGACCAGATCCTATATTCTACAAGTGGATTCTCGAAGACCTCGAATGGCTCAACATGAAGCCGGACGAGGTTCACATTGCGAGTGACAGGCTTGAACTCTACTATTCATACGCTGAGAAGCTCATAAAGATGGGCAAGGCATACGTGTGCACCTGTCCGCCCGAGAAGTTCCGCGAACTCCGGGATAAGGGAATAGCCTGCCCCCACCGCGAGGAACCACCGGAGATTCAGCTCGAACGCTGGAGGAAGATGCTGAACGGGGAGTACAGGGAAGGCGAGGCCGTTGTCAGGATAAAGACCGACCTCAACCACCCGAACCCAGCCGTCCGCGACTGGCCCGCACTCAGGATAATCGACAACCCCAACCACCCACGGACAGGGGACAAGTACCGTGTCTGGCCTCTCTACAACTTCGCGTCAGCAATTGACGACCATGAACTTGGCGTTACCCACATCTTCCGCGGGCAGGAGCACGCGGAGAACGAGACGAGGCAGCGCTACCTCTACAATTACCTCGGCTGGGAATATCCAGTGGCGGTTCACCACGGAAGGCTGTCCATTGAAGGAGTCGTCCTGAGCAAGTCCAAGACGAGGAAGGGGATAGAGGAGGGCAGATACCTCGGATGGGACGACCCGCGGCTTGGAACAATCCGGGCACTCAGGAGGAGAGGGATACGACCTGAGGCAATAAAGGAGCTCATAATCAAGGTGGGGATAAAGACAAGCGACACAACCGTAAGCTGGGACAACTTAGCCGCAATAAACAGGAGGCTGATAGAGCCAATAGCCAACCGCTACTTCTTCGTCGCGGACCCTGTTCCGGTGTACATTGAGGGCTATGAGGAGGAGTTCACGGCGGAGATACCTCTTCATCCCGACCACCCTGAAAGAGGAATGAGGAAGCTCAAGTTCGAGCCAGAAAAGCCGGTCTATGTTTCGAAAGACGACATGGGGCTCTTCAAGCCTGGTAACTTCGTCCGCCTCAAGGATCTCTTCAACGTGGAAATCCTCGAAGTGAGCGAGCAGGGCATAAAGGCCAGATTTCACAGTGTTGAGTATGAGGTGGCCCGGGAAAACCGCTGGAGGATGGTTCACTGGATAACAGAAGGGAAGTCCTGTGAGGTTCTTATTCCAGAGGGTGAGGAGCTTCTCGTAAGGAGGGGTCTCCTGGAGAGCGACGCAGCCGTTAAGGTCGATGACGTTGTTCAGTTCGAGCGCGTTGGCTTCGTCAGAATAGATGCCGTAGAACCGGAGAGGATAGTGGCGATTTTTGCCCATAGGTGA
- a CDS encoding toprim domain-containing protein, producing the protein MYPENYKRFLELIDTLREFEGAIIVEGPRDEVALRNLGVRAEIIKLSRLPLSEIALTASQYREVMILTDFDRKGEELAKKLLSYLSGYPCRVDSRTRKELKKLAKKDIKGIEDLYGLYLSVSGPRLEGFQ; encoded by the coding sequence ATGTATCCCGAAAACTATAAAAGGTTCCTGGAGCTTATAGACACACTGCGAGAGTTTGAAGGGGCCATCATAGTTGAGGGCCCGCGAGACGAGGTGGCTCTGAGGAATCTGGGGGTCAGAGCGGAGATAATAAAGCTCTCACGCTTGCCGCTTTCCGAAATCGCGCTCACTGCATCACAATATCGTGAAGTCATGATACTTACGGACTTCGACAGAAAGGGGGAAGAGCTGGCAAAGAAGCTCCTCTCCTACCTCTCGGGTTATCCCTGCAGGGTGGACTCAAGGACAAGGAAGGAGCTCAAAAAACTTGCCAAAAAGGACATAAAAGGCATTGAAGATCTCTATGGTCTTTATCTCTCCGTTTCTGGCCCCCGATTGGAGGGGTTTCAATGA
- the dnaG gene encoding DNA primase DnaG, giving the protein MKRKKSVLHQILSEKRKAEKVRGGNMSAKDEFGTTKYIIYAEFEANGVVERPDVVGAIFGQTEGLLGDDLDLRELQKTGRIGRIRVEVHTKAGKTYGTITVPSSLDRVETAILAAALETIDRVGPAEAGIKVLRIEDVRATKRKYIIERAKQILEGLMEQEIPETQELTEEVKKAVRAKELIEYGPEKLPAGPHVPFSDSIIVVEGRADVLNLLKHGIKNAIAVEGTSIPETIIKLSKERIVTAFTDGDRGGELILKELLQVADVDYVARAPEGKEVEELTKKELVKALRSKIPAEQVITEMFYKGKNFYDILKEKAEEKEKPTTHREVKPPTSAPAPIPQPEPVKREAPTHPPQKHEPPQRPPVQKPAEESKIIRPIQGGKSEVGKFENFIERVKKEQTAVLLDENMNVIAEIPVRDLLSTITSKDGVHAVVFNGIITQRLIDIVSEKGVKYLVGARKANVVRRPIDLKIITFAE; this is encoded by the coding sequence ATGAAGAGAAAGAAGAGTGTACTTCACCAGATCCTCTCGGAGAAGAGGAAAGCAGAAAAAGTAAGGGGTGGTAACATGTCAGCTAAAGATGAGTTCGGAACCACAAAATACATAATCTACGCTGAATTTGAGGCAAACGGTGTTGTTGAAAGACCGGATGTTGTCGGCGCTATTTTTGGTCAGACGGAAGGACTCCTCGGGGACGATCTCGACCTGAGGGAGCTCCAGAAGACCGGAAGGATTGGAAGGATAAGGGTTGAAGTTCACACGAAGGCCGGAAAGACCTACGGGACTATAACTGTCCCATCGAGCCTTGACAGAGTTGAGACGGCTATTCTCGCGGCGGCGCTTGAGACGATCGACAGGGTAGGACCCGCCGAAGCGGGCATCAAAGTTCTCCGCATAGAGGACGTCCGCGCCACCAAGAGGAAGTACATCATAGAGAGGGCAAAGCAGATACTCGAGGGCCTGATGGAGCAGGAGATTCCGGAGACCCAGGAGCTCACGGAGGAGGTCAAGAAAGCCGTGAGGGCGAAAGAGCTCATAGAGTACGGCCCCGAGAAGCTTCCAGCCGGACCGCACGTTCCGTTCTCTGACTCAATCATAGTTGTCGAGGGCAGGGCAGACGTCCTCAACCTGCTTAAACATGGGATAAAGAACGCCATAGCTGTTGAAGGGACATCAATTCCAGAGACCATCATAAAGCTCAGCAAGGAGAGGATCGTAACCGCCTTCACTGACGGCGACCGCGGTGGCGAGCTGATACTCAAGGAGCTGCTCCAAGTTGCCGATGTGGACTACGTGGCCAGGGCCCCCGAAGGAAAGGAAGTCGAGGAGCTCACCAAGAAGGAGCTCGTTAAGGCTCTGAGGAGCAAGATACCAGCGGAGCAGGTCATCACCGAGATGTTTTACAAGGGCAAGAACTTCTACGACATACTGAAAGAGAAGGCGGAAGAAAAGGAGAAGCCGACGACGCACAGGGAAGTGAAGCCACCCACATCGGCGCCGGCACCAATACCGCAGCCAGAACCAGTTAAAAGAGAGGCACCTACACACCCGCCACAGAAGCACGAACCTCCCCAGAGACCCCCGGTCCAAAAGCCCGCGGAGGAGTCAAAGATCATAAGGCCCATCCAGGGAGGAAAAAGCGAGGTCGGGAAGTTTGAGAACTTCATCGAGAGGGTGAAAAAGGAGCAGACAGCGGTTCTTCTCGACGAGAACATGAATGTCATAGCTGAGATACCTGTCAGGGACCTGCTGAGTACGATAACCTCAAAGGACGGTGTCCACGCGGTGGTCTTCAACGGCATCATAACCCAGCGGCTTATCGACATAGTCAGTGAGAAGGGGGTAAAGTACCTGGTCGGTGCCAGAAAGGCCAACGTGGTAAGGAGGCCGATAGACCTCAAGATAATCACCTTCGCCGAGTAA